A region of the Desulfonatronovibrio hydrogenovorans DSM 9292 genome:
TCAGCAGGAGGATGGGAGTGAATATTAAATTTCCTGCCAGGAGGGATTTCAGCTACTCCTGCTGTAAGGCCCAAGGTGGAAGTCTTTTTTCGGCTGAAAAGGGTCTGCCAGCGGACATGTCCCCAGGTCTGATTTCTGCGGACTTCATGGCACTGGTCAAAACTGGTCACAACGGGCTGGTTTCTGGTCATTGCTGCTCCTTTATCCCCTGGGTATTCTGATTCGTTTTTCAGATTCGCCGGAATCAGATCCTGGGCCTGTATAGGGGCTTATTTCTTTTTAGCCGACAGGGCCTTGTTGATGGCCTCCAGCAGTTCAGATGTCTGATACGGCTTGCCGACAAATCCGGCTGCCTTAGATGTAAGAGTCTTCTGGGTCTGGCCGTTGGGGGAATAGCCACTGGCGATTATAACGGGCAATCCAGGCTTTAACTGGACAAGTTTCTGGAGGCATTTGTATCCTCCCATGCCAGGCATGTTCAGATCCAGGACCACCAGGTCAACCGTTTCCTTGCTTTGGCTGAGCAGTTCAATAGCCTGTTCACCGTTTTCAGCACTTAAGACCTGATATCCTCTGGATTCAAGGATTTCTTTGCTCAGTTCCCTGATATCAGCTTCATCGTCAACAACCAGGATGGTTCCCGTACCCTGCTGCAGGGTTTTACTGGCAGGGGAACCGTTTTTTTCCGGTTCTTTTCCAGGCAGGGCAGGCCAGTAGATTTTAAAGGTGGTGCCCTGGTCCGGGATGCTGTAGCAGGAAATATGACCATGGTGGGCCTTGACTATCCCATAGACTGAAGACAGCCCCAGCCCAGTGCCTCTACCGGTATCCTTGGTGGTGAAGAAGGGTTCAAAGACATGGTTGAGACTGTCTTTATCCATTCCAAGCCCGGTGTCAGATACGGCCATCAGCACGTAACTGCCAGGTTCCAGTTCAGAAAAGGTGTTCTCGGCCACAACCATGTTTCTGGTTTCAAAGGACAGAGTTCCTCCGTCCGGCATGGCATCGGCAGCATTTGAGCCAAGATTCATGATCACCTGTTCCACCTGGATCGGATCTGCGTGAACAGACCAGAGGTCCTGATCCAGGCTGAGCTCGATACTGATCATTTTGGGAATGGTCCTTTCCAGGATGTCTGCTCCATCCATGATCTCTCTGTTCAGGTCCAGGGGCTGCCGCTTGATTTCCGCTTTCCGGCTGAACAGAAGGATCTGCTGGATCAACTGGGCTGACCGGTTGACAGAACGTTCAATGGCCTGGAGCCGTTTTTTGTCCGGATGGTCCTGGGGCATATCCAGGGCAAGGAGCTGGACATTGCCGCTGATGACCTGAAGCAGATTGTTGAAGTCGTGGGCTATGCCACCGGCCAGCACGCCGATGGATTCCATTTTCTGGGCCTGGTGCAGCCGGTCCTGCAGCTTTTTCTGGTTTTCTTTTGCCCGCCTGCGTTCCATCTGGCGCCACAGCCCCTGCATCAACAAGGTCAGCTGATGCACGTCGTTCTCATCATAATCAGTCTGTTTGTTGCCCACCCCGGCCAGGATCACGATCCTGCTGCTGTCAAAGACCGGGACATTCATATGTCTGATCACCCTGACATGCCCGGGAGGGAGTCCCTTTTTCAGCTTCGATGACAAGGAGTAGTCATTGGTGATTATGGGCTTTCGCTGCCGGACGGCCTCGCCCCAGAGTCCGGTCTCTTCCACTGCATAATCAAGGGTCTGCTGGTGGACAGCACACTCCTCAAGGGCGGATCTAGACCAGGAATGCATTCTAAGTCTGGTTTCATCCTCATTCAAAAAAGCCAGATAACCGATTTTGCTCCTGGTCAGCTCCACTGCCTTTTCCAGGACAAAGTCAGTGAGTTTTTTCAAGTCCCTGTCTGAAGACATCTGGCCCAGCTGGAGCAGGGCCTGAGTCCTCTGATAATTAAGCAGACTTTCCTGGTTTTTTTCGTGCAGGGCTAACCGGGACTGGTGCCGTTCTTCCTCAGAGCCCAGGGCTGAGCTGATGATGCCCATGATCTTTTTATCGTCTTCACAGGGTTCGAAATCCGTCTGGAATACGGCGCAGATGGCCCCGACGTTTTGGCCGTCGGCTTTGACCGGATGACCAATGTATGTGTTCAGGGAAAACCTGGATACATTGGGGTCGGTTTTGGCGTAAACTGTCTGCTGGAGGTTTCTGATCACCACTGTTTCAAAGGCATCCTGCCTGATTAGATCATAGCAGATGTGCCCCTGGGGCTGGTCCTGGGGGTTGTAGTCCCCGGGGGTGCGCCATTGGCCGACCGAACAGAGCAGTCCGTTGTCCAGCCGGCTGTACAGGGCACAGGTCGCCCCCAGGAGCTGGCCGCAGAGTTCGGTCAGGCGCTGGACATTGGCATTGTAGTCCGGACCCAGACTGAGCAGACATTGGTTAATCTTGGTCAGCCGTTTTTCACTCCTGCGCAGAGCATCCTCGGCTTTCTTGCGTTCAGTAATATCCGTAGTAAAACCCTGGTAATGGGTTATTTCTCCCTGGTCATTGCGGACAGCCCAAGTGTTCAGGGAGACCCAGAACAGGGTACCGTCCCGGCGCAGCCTGGGACTTTCGTAGTTGATAACCTGGCCGTCATGTTCCAGGAGCTTCTTGTATACTTCCCTGTCTGCTGGGTTGGCGTAGGCCTGACTGGCAATATCAGTCACCGCCTCCATGAGTTCCTGAGGGGTCTGGTAACCGTACATTCTGGCCAGAGCAGGATTGACCGATACATACTCACCCCCGGGGGTAGTGATGAAGATGCCTACCGGCGCATTGGTGAAAAGCTTGCGGTAATCAAGGGACATGGCCTGACCGGCGATGTCATTTCTTGGCAGGGCCGGTTTGTTTTCTGACATGTCGATTTCCCCTTATGGAAAACTATAGAACTCATTGGAAAGGATCGGCAAAGCAGATCACCGAGATATCAATAAAAGATGTTCATTCGTCTTTTTTCAGGTGGTTACCATGCAAAAGGTCGTGGGTAAATACCTGATCTGCTGATTTTGACTGGGTTTAGTGAACAGGAGATCAAGAATCAGGTCCAGGATGCCATCCCAGTAGTATCCTTGTTTATCCGGATTATTAAATCAATGTTTGTATTCATGGAAAAATATGGTTATAATTGTTATGAAAAAGTTTTCAGAGGACAAGATCCGGGTGCGGCTTCACAAGAATGCCCCGGGTCCGTGCATCAACCCTTAACCCCTAGGAAAAATGGAGGATAGTCATGCCCAAGGTAGGAGAAGTCTACAAATGTGAACTCTGCGGAAATGTGGTTGAAGTCAAGGAAGCCGGTGATGGAGAACTGGTTTGCTGTGGTGAGCCCATGAAAAAACAGTAAAAAATCGAGATTTGAATCCCTGGATTGACTTTGATTACTGGATCCAGGGACAGTTACAGGCCCGGTTTTTCCTGCTGGACAGCCGGGCCTTTTTGCCTGCCAAAGGACAGAAAAGGGCTGATCAGACTCTGACGTCCTGGTTGCGGATCAGCTGATCCAGAAAATTGATCATGTGTTCCCGCTGCTCAGGCAGGGCGTAGCAGATGCAGTCACAGCGGATTTTCTGTTTGCAGCGGATCAAAAGCTCCAGTTTGATCCAGTCAGGGCCTGTTTCCAGGGCCATGTAGTGCGGACCGCAGTCTGCCGAATGGGAGGACTGCTCCGAGGAAAGCAGATGACCGGGCAGAGCCAGCCAAAAAAGTCCTTCCACTGGGCTTTCAAAGGCTTCCTGTTTGATTTTCTCCAGGATTCTGGGCATGTCCTGGTTGTTTATTTCCTGGATAAGGTAAGATCTCATGGGTTATTCCTTTTTCTGTTCTGGTGGGCATCTGGAGGAACCTGTTCGTCGTCCAGGTTGAAGATCCTCCGGGCTAGATCAATAAATTTCTGGGCTGACCCTTCTTCCCTGGCTCTGCGCTTTAAAAAGACAATGGGTTCATGATAGAGCTTGCGGACCAGGGACAGGGCCATCTGTTCCACCACCCTGGTGGTGTCCGCGCTGACATCAGGGCCCAGGCTCCGCAGCGACTTCCTTAATTCCCTGCGGGCCAGAATTTCGCCCCTGTTCAAAAGGTCCACAATGGTCGGGCTGAGATCCAGGGCCCTGAGCCAGTCGGAAAACTTTTCAACTTCAATATCCACGATCTCCGCTGCCCTGGCTGCCTCCTCTCTGCGCCCGGCCAGGTTTTCCTCCACAACCTCCTTGAGATCGTCAATATCGTACAGATAGACATTGTCCAGCATGTTGACCCTGGCATCAATATCCCTGGGAACGGCAATATCAATGAAAAAAATGGGCCGGTGTTTTCTTTTCTTCAGGATTTCCCGGACCTGGGCTGCGCTGATGATAATGCCTGATGCGCCTGTGGAGCTTATGACTATGTCGGCTTGGGGGAGGTTTTCCAGCATCTTTTCCATACACATGGCCTGGCCGTTGAACCTCTGGGCCAACTCCTGGGCCCGGGCCGGAGTCCTGTTGGCCACCATGATATCCTTGAGACCGCTGTTCAAGAGGTGCAGGGCAGCCAGCTCAGCCATTTCTCCGGCTCCAATGAGCATGGCTTTCTGGTCGCTCAGCTCGCCAAATATTTTTTTGGCCAGTTCGACAGCTGCATAGCTGATGGAAACAGCGCTGGATGAAACAGCGGTTTCTGTCCGGATCCTCTTGGCAGCTGAGAAAGATTTGTGGAGCAGCCGATTGATGATGACCCCGGCGGTTTTCTCCTGCACAGCCTTGCGGTAGGCGTCCTTGAGCTGACCCAGGATCTGAGGTTCTCCCAGGACCATGGAATCCAGGCTGGCAGCTACTGAAAAGAGGTGTTTCACTGCTTCCAGGCCGGAATAGAAATAGACGTGTTTTTCAAGGGTATCCCTGTCCTGGCCGCAGAATTCAGCCCAGGCGGTCAGGGCCTTGTCCTGGACGGCCTCCTTGACCTCGCTGCTGACACAAAGGATCTCCACCCGGTTGCAGGTGGAAAGGACCAGGGCTTCCTGTACAGGGCCCTGGTCCTCCATAAGGCCGTGACTCAGGGGCTCAAATCCGTTCAGGGCGAATTTTTCTCTGATTTCTATGGCGGCGGTTTTGTGGCTGAGTCCGAAAAGATATATTTGCTGTTCCATTACGGCCTTAAGCTGTGGTGGGTTTCAATGAAAAAGTTGATGCCGATGAAGGAAGCAAGGGACAGTATGAAAAGCAGAATGACCATCTTGGCCGGTTTTTTCCCTTTCCAGGCCCCGGACACCCGCCTGTGAAACAGCCAGGCAAAGATGAACCAGATGAAAACAGTTGCTACTTCCTTGGGATCCCAGGTGAAGATGGTTTTCCAGGTAAATGCAGCCCAGATAAAACCGGACAAAACCCCCACGGTATAAAGAGGAAAGCCGATGATTACGGCCAGGTGGTTGGCCCGGTCAAAGGTATGCAGGGAGGGCAGGTCTCTGGACACGTTGCTCAGCTTGGCCTTGAACTTGATTTTCCGGTCAAGGTGCAGATAGGCAAGACCGGCCCCGAAGCCCATGGCCAGCAGGGCCATGGTGATGAACAGAGTTCCGATGTGCAGCCCGAACCAGAGTCCCTGCAAAAAGCCAGGCACCGGCAGAGTGGTGGGGGAAATGGCCAGGGAACCGCTGAAGATCAGCAGGGCCAGGGGGGCTGCTGTAATGGACAGAAATTTTAACTTAAGCCTCCACCACAAGAAGAAGTAGATAAGCAGAAAAGACCAGGCCAGCAGGCTGATGTAAAACTGACTCTGGGTCAGGATCTCACCGATACCCAGGGCATATTTGAGAATGAGATCCAGGCTGTGCAGGCCAAAGCCGATGATGGTCAGAAGCACTGATTTGTCCTGGGTTTTTTTGCTGGAATAGATGAGACCCAGCAAAAAAGACAAAGCCCCGGATAAGTAAAGGACGGCAATGAAAAAATCCAGAATCCTAAAGGAGAGCATCGATTATCCCTTGTAACCGGTTGTGGGCCTTTGCCGGCAGAATTTCACACAATAGGTCAAGGAGTTCCTTCCGTTGTCCGGACCTGATGAGCATTAATGCTTCAGAGTCCACAACAGCCCTGAAGTAATCCCTGTTTTCTTCCTGATCCAGGCCCAGGGAAAGAAGTATTTTTCTAACTCCTGCCAAGAGCTCGGTCAAGGTTGCGTATTCAGGTCCATAAAGGTTCATGAGTTCTTTTTTGATCCTGGCAGTAAGGGCCGGACTGGAACCACAGGTGGATACAGCCATGATCAGATCCTGTCTGGAAAAGACCCCGGGCAGGATAAAATCGCCCTTGTCCGGTCTTTCAGACACATTGCACCAGATGTTTTCCTGTCTGCAGGCCTCAAGGACCTGGTCATTGGTTGCCGGGTCAGAGGTGCAGGCAAAGGCCAGGTGGCAGCCGGCAAGGTGTTCCCTGGAAAAGCATTGGTCAATAAAGTAAATGATCCCATTGGGATCATCAATTTCCGGAGCCCGAGAATATGGGTCCACGACCACTATTCTTTTGGGTTCAGCCTCCATCAGGGTCCTGATCTTTCTGAGCCCCACTTTCCCAGCCCCCACCACCAGGCAGGTTTTACAGGTCAGGTCAAGAAACAGGGGGTAATAACGCATAAATGGAACCAATCCTTTCCAGACCCTGACCGGACAGCACCGGAGGTTGCCCGCGGTCGGGTCTTGGTATAAGCTGAGGTCCGACCAGGAGGAAAACTTGAGTTCAGAAACCCTAATAATCCAGCTGGCCCGTTTTGGAGATTTATTGCAGACCAAGAGGCTTGTAAAGTCTTTGCAGTCCCATTCCAGGGTCCACCTGGTGGTTGACCATTCCCTGGTGGATCTGGCTGAACTGGTCTATCCGGGTTCTGTTGTGCATGGGATCAAGGCCCATTTTTCAGGACCTGGAGATCCAATGAATATCTTTTCTGCCAACACCAGGTCCATGCAGGAACTGTCCGGGATCAGCCCTGATCTGGTGGTTAATCTGAATTTTTCCGGCCTTAATTTTGCCCTGTCCAGACTGTTTGATCCTGGAGTGGTCAAAGGTTATTCCTGTATGAACGGACAGGAACAAAGGCACCCCTGGACCAAGCTGTTCTTCAGGCTGGCCGGGCACCGAAAGCTCAGCCCCTTGAACCTTGTGGATTTCTGGGGTTTTTTTGCTCCTGCCCCGATCTCCCCGGCCCAGGTCAATCCCCCGGCATCATCCTCTGGCCAGGGGGTCGGCATTGTCCTGGCCGGCAGGAATTCCAGACGATCCCTTGACCTGGAGCTTCTTGTCTCCCTGGCCAGGGCGGCCAGGTCAGGGGCCAGGTCTTCCAGGTTGTTTCTGCTGGGCAGCCGAGCAGAACAGGGCCTGGCCAGGAAGTTCAAGGACCTGGCCGGGCCCGGCCTGACCAGGGACATCATTGATCTGACCGGCAAGACCGGATGGAAAGAACTGACTGATACAGTATCTTCCCTGGAACTGGTAGTCACACCGGATACCGGGACCATGCACCTGGCCGCCCACCTGGGAACCAGGGTCCTGGCCTTTTTCATCTCCTCGGCCCACTGCTTTGAAACAGGCCCTTATGGTCAGGGACACACTGTTTTCCAGGCCATGCCTGCCTGTGCACCATGTATGGAATCCAGAAAATGCAGCTTTGATCTGGTCTGCCACCATCTTTTGAAGCAGCGAGGCATTTTCAGGGCCATGATGGGCAAGGGCCGGGAAAATCTGGAGGAAACCGGGATGTTCAGTGCCCTGGTTGATGAACTGGGGGTGGACTACTGCCTTGTCCAGGGGGTAGATGAACATGCAGACCACAGAAAGGCTTTGAGGGAACTGCTCCGAAGACATTTGGGACTTTCAGGTCAGGCTCTGGAAGTTCCTCAAGAGGTGGCCGGGGCCTTTTTTCATGAATCACAATGGATGCTGGAGCACAGCGGTCTTTCCCTGAAAGGGATTGATTCATCAGCTGACCGGGGTTTCCGGCCGGGTGACTGATGCTTAGTTATTGATGCAACTCAGGCCAGCAATGTCGGGTCCCGGGTCAATCTGGTCTTTTTCCAGGATAGAGCCGGACCCGGTCAGACAGGGATCAAGAGATGATCAGGGATAATTACGGCAGAACCATCAGCTATTTAAGGCTCAGCATAACAGACAGGTGCAATCTGAACTGTTTCTACTGTCGTCCGTGCAAGGTCACCAGTTTCATTCCCCACAACAATATCCTGACTTATGAGGACATGTACCATCTTCTTGAAACCGCGGCCAAGATGGACGTGCAAAAGGTCAGGCTGACCGGAGGAGAACCTTTTGCCAGGCGGGATATTCTTTATTTCTTGAGCCGGATCAAGTCGGGTATCCCCGGGATGGACCTCAGGCTGACCACCAACGCAACCCTGATTGCAGGAAAGATCAAGGCCTTGAAGGATGTGGGGATTGAAGCCCTGAACATCTCCCTGGACACCCTGGACAGGGATAAATACCAAAAGATCACTGGCCGGGATTTTTTGAAGAATGTCCTGACCAGCATTGAGAGGTGCCTGGAACATGGGATCCGGGTCAAGATCAATGTGGTGGCCTTGAAAGGGGTCAATGACGATGAGCTGGAAAATTTTGTCGGGCTGGCCCTGAGCAAGCCCGTTGATGTCAGGTTCATTGAATTCATGCCCATTGGACAGAAAACCCTGTGGCGCAAGCAGCACTTCTGGCCTGGAGATGCAATAGTCAGTGCAGCTGAAAAGGTAACCAGGCTGGAGCCCTTGAGCCATGAAGGAAAAAACCATGGACCGGCCAGGATCTATGCCCTGCCAGAAGGTGCAGGAAGGCTGGGAATTATTTCCCCGTTGAGCAACCATTTCTGCGAGACCTGTAACAGGCTGAGGATTACGGCTGACGGCAGGCTGCGCACCTGTCTGTTTTCTGACAGGGACTACAGGCTCCTTCCCCTGATTCGCTCATCAAAGATCAGCCCGGAAAGACTGAAGACCGTCCTGGAGAGGGCCGGACTGAACAAGCCTATGGGTAATGAGCTTGCGGCCCGGGACAGGGGTCCGGAGAAAAGCCTTTGTCAGCGGGTCATGTCCTCCATAGGTGGTTGATTTTTCAGGACAAAAAATGTTGAAAGTTGAGATCGATTTAACAGCCATCAGGCATAACTACCGATGCCTGGCCGGCATGACCCGGGCCAGAATCCTGCCTGTAATCAAGGCTGATGCCTATGGCCACGGACTTTTGCCCGTGGCTGCTGCCCTTGGTTCAGAGGGTGCGGACATGTTTGCGGTGGGTACAGTGGATGAGGCCTGTCTGCTCAAAAAGGAGGTTCCCGGGAAAAAGGTCTATTCTCTTCTAGGTCCGGCAGACCATAACGATGCCCAAAAGCTGGCCCTTTTTAAAATAGTTCCTTTCATCCATTCCTGGAGCCAGCTTAAAAGCCTGGTGTCCTTGACTTCAACCGGCCAGAGGCAAAGCATTGTTCTGAAGTTCGACACTGGCATGACCAGACTGGGTTTCAAACCTCAGGACGCTGAACAGCTGTGTCTTTTTCTCAAGAAAAGGCCGGATTTGATGCTGGAAGCGGTTTCATCTCACCTGGCCTGTGCTGATGATCCGGCAATGAGGGCTGTAACCAGCAGTCAGCATGAGAGGTTGCACAGGGTTCAGGAGATATTTCAGAAGCAGGGTCTGGATTGCATGAAATCCATGGGTAATTCAGCCGCAACCCTAGAAGAGTCCATGACCCCTGCCGACCTGGTCCGGCCCGGCATAGCTCTGTACGGGGTTAACCCGTTTCAGGGAACTGCATTTCAGTCTAAAGGGGCCGGGCTGAAGCCGGCCATGGAGGTGTCTGCACCAGTCCTGGCTGTCAAGGCCTTGAAAAAAAATCAGGGAGTCAGTTACGGTTTGAGTTTTACTGCGCCAAGAGACATGCTGGTGGCCATAATCGGGTGCGGCTATGCAGATGGTTATTCAAGATCCCTGTCCAACAGGGCCTGGATGAGTTTCAAGGGCAGCAGACTTCCGGTCCTGGGCCGGGTCTGCATGCAGCTCACAGCAGTGGATGCCTCTCAGGCCCCGGAAATAAGGCCCGGGAATGAAGTGCTGATCCTGGGCCGGGAGACGGGGTCAGGCATAAGCATTTATCAGCTGGCTGGATGGTGGAATACTGTTTCCTACGAAGTCTTGTGTGTGCTGGGTAAAAACCAAAGGACCTACCCGGGCCGGTAGCCAGTCTCATGTGGATAATTCTTTCCTTTCTTACAGCCGTTTGTGAAGCGGCCAAAGACGGTCTTTGCAAAAAATCCCTCAGAGACTTGGATGTATTTACTATTTCCTGGGTCTGGAAGGTCTTCAGCCTTCCATTTATTGTGCCCCTGATTATCCTGGCCCCTGTTCCGGAGCACCTTCCAAAAGAGTTCTGGGTAGCCTTAGTGGTGGGAGGGGGGTTGAATATCCTGGCCACTCTTTTATACATCAGGGCCATTAATCTGTCGGATCTGTCCATCACTCTGCCTCTGCTCAGCTTCACGCCGGTTTTTCTGCTCTTCACTTCCCCATTGATGGTGGGGGATGTGCCTTCGGCCCAGGGATATGCAGGGGTCTTTTTCATCTTTTGCGGTTCATATCTTCTGGGGATCAAAGACAGGTCAAGCCTGTTCAGTCCATTGCTGGCCATAGTCAAAGAGCCCGGGGCCAGACTGATGCTGGGAGTAGCCTTGATCTGGAGTGTAGCAGCCAATATGGACAAGATCGGGGTCACGGCCACCAGTCCGTTTTTCTGGGCAGTGTGCGTTCAGGGATTTATCTCCCTGGGTCTGACCCTGATCCTGCTTATGAACAGGTCGTCTCTTAAAGGCAGGATCCGGAGCAACATGCCTGTGCTGCTGCTCATTGGACTGGTTACTGGAGCTGGTTTTGTATTTCAGATGTGGGCCATAAAAATCGGCCTGGTGCCTTATGTCATTGCCATCAAGCGGACGAGCATCATACTGGGAGTGCTTATCGGAGGTCTTTATTTCCTGGAGCAGGACCTCAAGACCAGGATATGGGCGGCCACAGTCATGCTGGCCGGGGTGTTTCTCATCGCCCTCTCCTGAAAGACTCCCGGTTTTGGGCTGTGCCGGGCCTAACAGAGTTCCCGGCTGAAACTGATGCAGCAGGTCAACTCTGGCTGATTATCTCCTTTTACGGAATACGGCCTTTTCCATTTCCACCAGGATGAACACCAGGATTCCAAAGATCAGTATCCTGACCCAGGCCGCCGGATCAAGGCCTTCAGTCTGGAAGAGATACTGCATGGGCGGCAGGTAGGTGAAGCTCAATTGAAGCACTGCCAGCACAGCTATGGATATGAGGACCGGACGGCTGCCCATGATTCCCCTGATGGTCCATGACGGTTCAAAAATAAACCGGCTGTTAAAAAGGTAGAAGACCTGTCCCATGACCAGGGTGTTGATGGCAGCTGTGCCTGCCAGGTTCTGGGAGGCCCCGTCCAGGAGCATGAGTTTGTAATGCCCCAAAGCCCCGATGACCAGCAGGACCGAGACGAATCCTACCCGCCAGAGTAAAAAGCCGGATACAAGGTTTTCATCCGGGGACCTTGGCGGTCTTTTCATGACATTGGCCTCGGAAGGCTCAAAGGCCAGGGCAAGGGCCAGACTGACTGCAGTGACCATATTTATCCACAGGATCTGAGGGGGAGTTATGGGCAGGCTGAAATGTCCGGTGCCGTCCATGAGCCCGATTCCCAGGATGATGGAGGCTATCACCACCAGAGCCTGTCCGCCGTTGGTGGGCAGGATGAACAGGATGGCTTTTTTCAGGTTGTCGTAAACAGTCCTTCCTTCTTCCACTGCATTGGCTATGGAGGCAAAGTTATCGTCGGCCAGGACCATGTCCGATGCCTCTTTGGCAGCTTCTGTACCATTCTTGCCCATGGCCACTCCAACGTCGGCCCTTTTCAGGGCAGGTGCATCATTTACACCGTCACCGGTCATGGCCACGATATGGTTCTCGGCCTGGAGGGCCTTGACCAGCCTGAGTTTATGTTCAGGACTGGTCCGGGCAAATACGTCCACATCCGGGACAACCTGCCTGAGTTCCTCGTCGGTCTTTTTTTCCAGTTCCTGTCCGGTCAGGGCTGTTTTTCCGTCGCCGATGCCCAGCTTCTCCGCAATGGACAGGGCGGTCAGCACATGGTCACCAGTGATCATCTTGACCCTTATGCCGGCAGAATGACATTCATCTACGGACACGCATTCGCCGATGAGCCTGGCAGCAGCCTCAATGGCCTCTTGTCTGGGCGGGTCAATGATCCCGAAGATGCCCAGAAAAACAAAGTCCTGTTCAAGATCTTTATCTCCCAGTTCTTTCTGATCCGCCTGTACCTCCTTGACTGCCAGGGCCAGGAGCCTTTGACCTCTGGATGCGATCCTCTCCCCCTGCTGATGCCAGAAATCCCGGTCCAGATCCTGGTCCTTGTCCTGATGGCGCTGCTGGGAGCACTTTTCCATAACCCTTTCCGGGGCTCCTTTTAGGATGATCAGGTTCTGGCCATCATCCCACTGATTAAGGGTGGCCATGAATTTTTTTTCCGAGCTGAAAGGAACAATATCCAGTCTGGGTCTTTCCTTACTGGTCCGGTCATGGTTGAGCCCAGCCTTCATGGCAGCCGTGACCAGGGCTCCTTCGGTG
Encoded here:
- a CDS encoding GAF domain-containing protein, producing the protein MSENKPALPRNDIAGQAMSLDYRKLFTNAPVGIFITTPGGEYVSVNPALARMYGYQTPQELMEAVTDIASQAYANPADREVYKKLLEHDGQVINYESPRLRRDGTLFWVSLNTWAVRNDQGEITHYQGFTTDITERKKAEDALRRSEKRLTKINQCLLSLGPDYNANVQRLTELCGQLLGATCALYSRLDNGLLCSVGQWRTPGDYNPQDQPQGHICYDLIRQDAFETVVIRNLQQTVYAKTDPNVSRFSLNTYIGHPVKADGQNVGAICAVFQTDFEPCEDDKKIMGIISSALGSEEERHQSRLALHEKNQESLLNYQRTQALLQLGQMSSDRDLKKLTDFVLEKAVELTRSKIGYLAFLNEDETRLRMHSWSRSALEECAVHQQTLDYAVEETGLWGEAVRQRKPIITNDYSLSSKLKKGLPPGHVRVIRHMNVPVFDSSRIVILAGVGNKQTDYDENDVHQLTLLMQGLWRQMERRRAKENQKKLQDRLHQAQKMESIGVLAGGIAHDFNNLLQVISGNVQLLALDMPQDHPDKKRLQAIERSVNRSAQLIQQILLFSRKAEIKRQPLDLNREIMDGADILERTIPKMISIELSLDQDLWSVHADPIQVEQVIMNLGSNAADAMPDGGTLSFETRNMVVAENTFSELEPGSYVLMAVSDTGLGMDKDSLNHVFEPFFTTKDTGRGTGLGLSSVYGIVKAHHGHISCYSIPDQGTTFKIYWPALPGKEPEKNGSPASKTLQQGTGTILVVDDEADIRELSKEILESRGYQVLSAENGEQAIELLSQSKETVDLVVLDLNMPGMGGYKCLQKLVQLKPGLPVIIASGYSPNGQTQKTLTSKAAGFVGKPYQTSELLEAINKALSAKKK
- the hemA gene encoding glutamyl-tRNA reductase, which codes for MEQQIYLFGLSHKTAAIEIREKFALNGFEPLSHGLMEDQGPVQEALVLSTCNRVEILCVSSEVKEAVQDKALTAWAEFCGQDRDTLEKHVYFYSGLEAVKHLFSVAASLDSMVLGEPQILGQLKDAYRKAVQEKTAGVIINRLLHKSFSAAKRIRTETAVSSSAVSISYAAVELAKKIFGELSDQKAMLIGAGEMAELAALHLLNSGLKDIMVANRTPARAQELAQRFNGQAMCMEKMLENLPQADIVISSTGASGIIISAAQVREILKKRKHRPIFFIDIAVPRDIDARVNMLDNVYLYDIDDLKEVVEENLAGRREEAARAAEIVDIEVEKFSDWLRALDLSPTIVDLLNRGEILARRELRKSLRSLGPDVSADTTRVVEQMALSLVRKLYHEPIVFLKRRAREEGSAQKFIDLARRIFNLDDEQVPPDAHQNRKRNNP
- the ccsA gene encoding cytochrome c biogenesis protein CcsA, coding for MLSFRILDFFIAVLYLSGALSFLLGLIYSSKKTQDKSVLLTIIGFGLHSLDLILKYALGIGEILTQSQFYISLLAWSFLLIYFFLWWRLKLKFLSITAAPLALLIFSGSLAISPTTLPVPGFLQGLWFGLHIGTLFITMALLAMGFGAGLAYLHLDRKIKFKAKLSNVSRDLPSLHTFDRANHLAVIIGFPLYTVGVLSGFIWAAFTWKTIFTWDPKEVATVFIWFIFAWLFHRRVSGAWKGKKPAKMVILLFILSLASFIGINFFIETHHSLRP
- a CDS encoding precorrin-2 dehydrogenase/sirohydrochlorin ferrochelatase family protein; amino-acid sequence: MRYYPLFLDLTCKTCLVVGAGKVGLRKIRTLMEAEPKRIVVVDPYSRAPEIDDPNGIIYFIDQCFSREHLAGCHLAFACTSDPATNDQVLEACRQENIWCNVSERPDKGDFILPGVFSRQDLIMAVSTCGSSPALTARIKKELMNLYGPEYATLTELLAGVRKILLSLGLDQEENRDYFRAVVDSEALMLIRSGQRKELLDLLCEILPAKAHNRLQGIIDALL
- a CDS encoding glycosyltransferase family 9 protein, encoding MSSETLIIQLARFGDLLQTKRLVKSLQSHSRVHLVVDHSLVDLAELVYPGSVVHGIKAHFSGPGDPMNIFSANTRSMQELSGISPDLVVNLNFSGLNFALSRLFDPGVVKGYSCMNGQEQRHPWTKLFFRLAGHRKLSPLNLVDFWGFFAPAPISPAQVNPPASSSGQGVGIVLAGRNSRRSLDLELLVSLARAARSGARSSRLFLLGSRAEQGLARKFKDLAGPGLTRDIIDLTGKTGWKELTDTVSSLELVVTPDTGTMHLAAHLGTRVLAFFISSAHCFETGPYGQGHTVFQAMPACAPCMESRKCSFDLVCHHLLKQRGIFRAMMGKGRENLEETGMFSALVDELGVDYCLVQGVDEHADHRKALRELLRRHLGLSGQALEVPQEVAGAFFHESQWMLEHSGLSLKGIDSSADRGFRPGD
- the moaA gene encoding GTP 3',8-cyclase MoaA; amino-acid sequence: MIRDNYGRTISYLRLSITDRCNLNCFYCRPCKVTSFIPHNNILTYEDMYHLLETAAKMDVQKVRLTGGEPFARRDILYFLSRIKSGIPGMDLRLTTNATLIAGKIKALKDVGIEALNISLDTLDRDKYQKITGRDFLKNVLTSIERCLEHGIRVKINVVALKGVNDDELENFVGLALSKPVDVRFIEFMPIGQKTLWRKQHFWPGDAIVSAAEKVTRLEPLSHEGKNHGPARIYALPEGAGRLGIISPLSNHFCETCNRLRITADGRLRTCLFSDRDYRLLPLIRSSKISPERLKTVLERAGLNKPMGNELAARDRGPEKSLCQRVMSSIGG
- the alr gene encoding alanine racemase, giving the protein MLKVEIDLTAIRHNYRCLAGMTRARILPVIKADAYGHGLLPVAAALGSEGADMFAVGTVDEACLLKKEVPGKKVYSLLGPADHNDAQKLALFKIVPFIHSWSQLKSLVSLTSTGQRQSIVLKFDTGMTRLGFKPQDAEQLCLFLKKRPDLMLEAVSSHLACADDPAMRAVTSSQHERLHRVQEIFQKQGLDCMKSMGNSAATLEESMTPADLVRPGIALYGVNPFQGTAFQSKGAGLKPAMEVSAPVLAVKALKKNQGVSYGLSFTAPRDMLVAIIGCGYADGYSRSLSNRAWMSFKGSRLPVLGRVCMQLTAVDASQAPEIRPGNEVLILGRETGSGISIYQLAGWWNTVSYEVLCVLGKNQRTYPGR